The DNA sequence GAGCACCTTGGCGGGCGGGATCGTGCCCGCCGCCGTGGTGAACATGGGCAGGAACTTCGGCAGCCGGCTCGCCGCCTCCATCACCGCCCGGTAGCCCGCCACGAGCGCCTGCGACGACAGGGCGTCCGCGGACTGCGCCCTGGTCACCCTGGGCAGCAGGTCGAGGCTGAACGCGGTGACCTTCCGGTCCTTGAGCACCTCGATGAGCTCGGGCTCGGCGGCCGGCTGGAGGAAGCTGACCGTGATGTCGCCCTCGCGGAGGGCGGCGGCCTGCTCGGGGGTCGGCGGTTGGACGGAGACGATCACGTCGGACTGCCCGGCCGGGTGGTCGGCGACGACGTTCGCACCGGCTGCGCGGTAGGCGGCGTCGGAGGCGTGGGCGTGTCGGCCCGCTCCGGCTTGCACGTCGACCGTGAGTCCGGCACCGATCAGCGTGGTCACCGTTTCCGGTAGACCGGCTACGCGGCGCTCAGCGGGCCGCGCCTCGACGGGTATGCCCACTCTCACGGAGAGTCACCCTAGCCGGGCCGAGGTGATCTACGCCACACGTGGGCTTTAACGTTAACCGTACATACGTCTTGCTGAGACCTTCAGTGGATCACCGGGCAGACGCCCTCGGTGTCGCCGGGGAAGAAGTTCGGCACCAGCTCGCGCTTGTCGTAGTACCGGTGGAAGACGCTGGTGATGCCGCTCGACATCGGCGGCACGATCCACGTCCAGTCCGCCGGGCACGACCGGCCCGCCGCCTCCTCCTTCTCGACGTGGGTGAGGAACCGGTCGGACTCGGTGTGGTGGTCGGTGATCGTCACGCCGGCCTGGGTGAACGAGTGCAGCACCGCGCGGTTCAGCTCGACCAGCACGCGGTCCTTCCACAGCGTCCGCACCGACGAGGTGTCCAACCCCATCCGCCTGCCCAGGTAGGGCAGCAGGTCGTAGCGGTCGACGTCGGCGAAGTTGCGCGCGCCGATCTCGGTGCCCATGTACCAGCCGTTGAACGGCGCGGCCGGGTAGTCGATCCCGCCGATGCGCAGGCGCATGTTGCTGATCGCGGGCACGGCGTGCCAGCGCAGCCCGAGGTCGGCCAGCCACGGCAGCTCGGGGTGCCCGATCGGCACCTCCAGCACCGCGTCGGGCGGCAGCTCGACCATGGCCGGCTCGGCGTCCTCGCGCTCCACGATCAGCGGCAGCACGTCGAACGGCCCGCGCCGGGCGGGCGGGCGCCA is a window from the Saccharothrix saharensis genome containing:
- a CDS encoding nitric oxide synthase oxygenase; its protein translation is MAPVPSCPAEAIPLHDSAAPTVDLAEAEEFLRLHHSEHPELGPVEYRLAEMHAEVAATGTYRHTPDELTFGARVAWRNSARCIGRLYWRSLKVRDLRDLRDPKEVADECVEHLELAGNGGKVRPVISVFAPDEPGRPAPRIRNEQLIRYAGYVGSDGGVLGDRRNVELTAAAIDLGWRPPARRGPFDVLPLIVEREDAEPAMVELPPDAVLEVPIGHPELPWLADLGLRWHAVPAISNMRLRIGGIDYPAAPFNGWYMGTEIGARNFADVDRYDLLPYLGRRMGLDTSSVRTLWKDRVLVELNRAVLHSFTQAGVTITDHHTESDRFLTHVEKEEAAGRSCPADWTWIVPPMSSGITSVFHRYYDKRELVPNFFPGDTEGVCPVIH